One Maribacter cobaltidurans genomic window carries:
- the pcaG gene encoding protocatechuate 3,4-dioxygenase subunit alpha, with amino-acid sequence MSDTLKKQTPSQTIGPYFAYGLTPQQYGYAYDSLADNDMTKGLTNITPITITGAVYDGNGNPIDDAMVELWQDDGEHKLFGRYGTGTDEGNTFTFTTVKPKSVNGEAPYINVILFMRGQLLHSYTRIYFSDEAELNQSDALLQSIDKERRQTLIAEKNGEGYTFNMYMQGTQETVFFEI; translated from the coding sequence ATGAGCGATACCCTAAAAAAACAGACCCCCTCACAAACCATAGGTCCCTACTTTGCGTACGGACTTACGCCGCAGCAATACGGCTACGCCTATGATAGCTTGGCGGACAATGATATGACCAAGGGGCTTACGAACATAACTCCCATTACCATCACCGGAGCCGTGTATGACGGCAATGGCAACCCCATAGACGATGCCATGGTGGAACTTTGGCAGGATGATGGCGAACATAAACTGTTTGGTCGCTATGGCACGGGAACGGATGAAGGAAACACCTTTACCTTTACCACTGTAAAACCGAAATCCGTGAACGGGGAAGCGCCATATATCAACGTAATTTTGTTTATGCGCGGGCAATTGTTGCATTCCTATACCCGTATCTATTTTTCGGACGAGGCGGAACTTAATCAATCAGATGCTCTATTGCAATCAATCGACAAGGAGCGCAGGCAGACCCTGATAGCGGAGAAAAACGGAGAAGGCTATACCTTCAATATGTACATGCAAGGGACGCAGGAAACCGTATTTTTTGAAATCTAA